Proteins from one Kazachstania africana CBS 2517 chromosome 1, complete genome genomic window:
- the AXL1 gene encoding Axl1p (similar to Saccharomyces cerevisiae AXL1 (YPR122W); ancestral locus Anc_3.455) codes for MSWTEVRHHDVQLCTPLSYSNRTHKLCTLPNGIPTLLISDPADTSSACSLTVATGSHNDPPNIPGLAHLAEHMILAAGSKQYPDPGLYHELISKNNGSQNAFTTGEQTTFYFELPDTHKQGELEFDKVLDVFASFFKNPLFNSSIINKEIYAIENEHTNNMSRQTKILYHSTRLLANKFHPFSQFTTGNIFSLDNNSQLRSISIKSLLVNYFAEHFKANKMTLCLRGPHSVNVLTKLAIAKFSDIKSQNDLQRNKFGSISSKRDSRQPRQGYSKIESSNILENIWSKRYANLPCFVNESKKVNSIFIKSKKKPLVRFLFPLSSQSTIFTQREIILFSNFWCTLFGDESEGSLMHFLVEKGWSTSGHSYVSTFAVGSIGLVIELALTNSGVGQITDIINVLFEKIVKILTTKHTTLMADFLNEQNIIEQVRFLYRGVEKDPMEECSDLSGLLQENMQVLDIKYLFKGSPSITQLYSGKNQYSESMTDGKIQWTAYAIKFQNFLLTFMNYENLRLLFLGSNAKETRLITKEKKRIEFETDFFYEFDFYRTFTDFRKCSSDIETENYIFTLPSSNLFIPKSCRSYTYLQQAFQESSLKSKLASLRPQVQIEKIHFAPTLVSDSPNYEMWTLPCAINSSPSLRSKTIVTFELISTNMIPSAESTIHLEILAQLLFYLVSSKLYPSLKLGYSYDIASSSKGDVRLKFTISGFSEGLLLVLEEIIQSVLHIAKDKENIYVTNELLRKARVLVRRKYDEACCENCAKLGSVGLLILLESFLWTLEDRIDALEDTDMTSFKNFVNEFLFESFNYFTLFIQGNLDRAHEIHHYLNDNLTHHLDILPEKVILNKPRTKILQEGSNFFVAYDGHEEDPNNAIVYFIQSGLRSDSIAYTLTAFTEYLMSMTLLPDLRHKKQIGYIVVGGMRVLVDSIGLHITVVSGTPPQDLEDKIDEYMNFLERIILGRLTEEEFRNQYVQNYLDMLNGKNNGTLNGTAGAHNLLNDIVSNVANGEYEILNSSEMREHKRLWNQISDDDHSFLDDIELINREVIETLTLKGYMQFFKKKISIHSNKRSKLSVMVTSPMPENEIINRKLFLQLEAFLKIKGFAIKSNQLKEIVDKADGKPSVVLKLLLSEFRERNEAWKLLRAVLKEVLKTTGQTLKHRYGKVLPSPTKSDNSASLEKSSNYSVKPVIPLKRIEDLNIFKSEF; via the coding sequence ATGTCATGGACAGAGGTGAGGCATCACGACGTGCAATTATGTACACCATTGTCATATAGTAATAGGACACATAAACTATGTACTTTGCCAAATGGCATACCTACATTGTTGATATCCGATCCAGCAGACACATCAAGCGCATGTTCATTGACCGTAGCAACTGGTTCACATAACGATCCCCCAAATATTCCGGGACTAGCACATTTAGCAGAGCATATGATCTTAGCAGCAGGTTCAAAGCAATACCCTGACCCCGGGTTATATCATGAACTAATCTCTAAAAACAATGGTTCTCAAAATGCATTCACCACAGGAGAACAAACAACTTTCTATTTTGAATTGCCAGACACTCATAAACAAGGTGAGCTGGAATTTGACAAAGTATTGGATGTATTTgcatcttttttcaaaaatccattatttaattcatcaataattaataaagaaatatatgCCATCGAAAATGAACACACCAATAACATGTCAAGGCAAACTAAGATATTGTATCATTCTACAAGACTGTTAGCTAACAAATTCCATCCATTTAGTCAATTCACGACaggaaatattttttccttGGATAATAATTCTCAATTGAGATCAATAAGCATAAAAAGCTTATTAGTCAATTATTTTGCAGAGCATTTCAAAGCAAATAAAATGACTTTATGTCTTCGGGGACCTCATTCGGTAAACGTGCTGACGAAATTAGCTATAGCAAAGTTCAGCGATATCAAAAGTCAGAACGACCTGCAAAGGAATAAATTTGGGTCCATAAGTTCTAAACGAGATTCAAGGCAACCTAGACAGGGCTACTCAAAAATCGAGTCTTCCAATATTCTAGAAAATATATGGTCAAAAAGATACGCCAACCTACCTTGTTTTGTCAATGAATCGAAGAAAGTGAAttctatatttataaagtcaaagaagaagccGCTGGTAAGGTTTCTTTTCCCTCTTTCCTCACAAAGTACTATATTTACACAGAGagaaataattcttttcaGTAACTTCTGGTGTACTCTATTTGGCGATGAATCGGAAGGTTCTCTAATGCATTTTCTGGTGGAAAAAGGCTGGTCAACTAGTGGTCATTCATATGTTTCGACTTTTGCGGTTGGTAGTATAGGTTTGGTTATTGAATTAGCGTTGACAAACTCTGGTGTAGGACAGATCACCGACATTATTAATGttctctttgaaaaaattgtcaaaATATTGACAACTAAACACACTACCCTAATGGCTGATTTCTTAAACGAACAGAACATTATTGAACAGGTAAGATTTTTATATCGAGGTGTAGAAAAAGATCCAATGGAGGAATGCTCTGATCTTAGTGGGTTGTTGCAAGAAAACATGCAGGTTCTGGACATTAAGTATCTATTTAAAGGCTCGCCGTCCATTACCCAGTTATATTCAGGTAAGAATCAATACTCAGAAAGCATGACTGATGGTAAAATACAATGGACTGCTTATGccatcaaatttcaaaactttctGCTTACTTTTATGAATTATGAAAACTTAAGGTTATTATTTCTGGGATCGAATGCAAAGGAAACAAGGTTAATAactaaagaaaaaaagagaataGAATTTGAGACAGACTTTTTTTATGAGTTTGATTTTTATAGAACATTTACTGACTTCAGGAAGTGCAGTTCCGACATTGAGACAGAGAACTATATCTTCACTTTGCCGTCGAGTAATTTGTTCATTCCAAAATCCTGCAGAAGCTATACTTATTTACAACAAGCTTTTCAGGAGTCTAGCTTGAAATCAAAGTTAGCATCATTGAGGCCTCAAGttcaaatagaaaaaatacACTTTGCTCCAACCTTGGTTAGTGATAGTCCGAATTATGAGATGTGGACGCTGCCCTGTGCAATAAATTCAAGTCCATCATTGAGATCGAAAACAATAGTAACGTTTGAATTGATCTCAACAAATATGATACCATCGGCAGAATCTACTATACACCTAGAAATCTTAGCTcagttattattttatttagtGTCTTCGAAATTATACCCATCATTAAAGCTAGGATATTCATATGACATAGCCTCATCGAGTAAAGGGGATGTAAGACTCAAGTTCACAATCTCTGGGTTCTCTGAAGGCCTTTTACTTgtattggaagaaattattcAGAGTGTGTTGCATATAGCAAaggataaagaaaatatctATGTTACTAACGAGTTGTTGAGAAAAGCTAGAGTTTTAGTTAGACGTAAGTATGATGAAGCATGCTGCGAAAACTGCGCCAAATTGGGTAGCGTTGGACTATTAATTCTACTAGAAAGTTTTCTTTGGACCTTAGAAGATAGAATTGATGCGCTGGAAGACACTGACATGACATCCTTCAAAAACTTTGTCAACGagtttttatttgaaagttttaatTATTTTACTCTATTTATTCAAGGAAATCTGGATAGGGCACATGAAATACACCATTACTTAAATGATAACCTAACACATCATCTGGATATACTTCCTGAAAAGGTTATCCTGAACAAACCGAGAACTAAGATATTACAAGAAGgctcaaatttttttgtggCATATGATGGTCATGAAGAAGATCCAAATAACGCCATAGTATATTTCATACAATCAGGTCTTCGTTCTGACAGTATAGCTTACACATTAACGGCATTTACGGAATATTTGATGTCAATGACTCTACTTCCAGATCTTCGCCATAAAAAACAGATTGGTTATATCGTAGTAGGAGGTATGAGAGTTTTGGTTGATTCCATCGGTCTGCATATAACAGTAGTTTCTGGTACACCGCCGCAGGACCTGGAGGACAAGATTGATGAATATATGAACTTTTTGGAAAGAATAATCTTAGGAAGACTTACCGAGGAGGAATTTCGGAATCAGTatgttcaaaattatttggaTATGTTAAATGGTAAAAACAATGGAACACTTAATGGTACTGCTGGTGCTCACAATTTGTTGAACGATATTGTTTCAAATGTCGCAAATGGTGAATACGAAATCCTGAATAGCTCAGAAATGAGGGAGCATAAAAGACTCTGGAATCAAATATCTGATGATGATCATTCCTTTTTGGATGATATAGAGCTTATAAATAGAGAAGTCATTGAAACTCTGACATTGAAAGGCTATATgcagtttttcaaaaaaaagatatctATACATTCTAATAAAAGAAGTAAACTGTCGGTAATGGTTACAAGTCCTATGccagaaaatgaaataataaatagaaaattatttttacaATTAGAAGCAtttctaaaaataaaaggaTTTGCCATTAAAAGtaatcaattgaaagaaattgtgGATAAAGCCGACGGCAAGCCCTCAGTAGTTCtcaaattattattgagTGAATTTCGAGAACGTAATGAAGCATGGAAGTTATTAAGAGCCGTTTTAAAGGAAGTTTTAAAGACGACAGGCCAAACATTGAAGCATCGTTATGGTAAAGTGCTACCATCCCCTACCAAAAGTGATAATTCAGCTTCGTTAGAAAAAAGCTCGAACTACAGTGTGAAACCGGTAATTCCCTTAAAACGTATAGAAGATctaaatatattcaaaagtgAGTTTTAA